The following proteins are encoded in a genomic region of Leptotrichia sp. oral taxon 215 str. W9775:
- a CDS encoding HPr family phosphocarrier protein: MASKTVVMTNPTGLHTRPGGVFVAKAKEFESDVFVENEGKKVNGKSLLKLLSIGIKNGSEITVHAEGADAEQAVEVLGELLATIRD, from the coding sequence ATGGCAAGTAAGACAGTTGTTATGACAAACCCTACAGGATTACATACAAGACCAGGTGGTGTGTTTGTAGCTAAGGCAAAAGAATTCGAAAGTGATGTTTTCGTTGAAAATGAAGGAAAAAAAGTAAACGGTAAATCATTGTTAAAATTATTATCAATTGGAATCAAAAATGGTTCTGAAATAACTGTTCACGCAGAAGGGGCTGACGCTGAGCAAGCAGTTGAAGTTTTAGGAGAATTATTAGCAACTATTAGAGACTAA